The following nucleotide sequence is from Neokomagataea tanensis.
GGTGAAGCTGGCAAACGCTTGCACACTGCGCGCTCTCGTAATGACCAAGTAGCCACCGATTTCCGTCTCTGGACCCGTGATGCAATTGACGGCCTGCGCGGACAAACAGCGGCGCTCATGCGCTCCCTCGCCACGCGCGCCCTCGAACATCACGCAACCCCAATGCCGGGCTTCACCCATCTGCAAGTCGCACAGCCTGTAACCTTCGGGCACCATTTACTTGCGTATGTTGAGATGCTGTCTCGTGACGATGGGCGCTTGGAAGATGCCCGCTCACGCTTGAACGAATCTCCCCTTGGTGTCGCTGCATTAGCAGGCACCTCCTTCCCTATTGACCGGGAAATGACCGCAAAAACCCTTGGCTTTGACCGCCCCACAGCCAACTCTCTAGACACAGTCTCTGACCGTGACTTCGCGCTCGAACTGCTCTCGGCCCTTTCGATTCAGGCCATGCACCTCTCACGTCTAGCAGAAGAAATTGTGAACTGGGCATCAGCCCCCTTTGGTTTCGTTCGCCTGTCTGACGCATTCACAACGGGCTCTTCAATTATGCCCCAGAAGCGCAATCCGGACGCCGCAGAACTCGTTCGTGCTAAAATCGGCCGTATCGCAGGAGATTTCATCGGCCTGCTGACTGTCATGAAAGGCTTGCCTCTTGCTTACGCCAAGGACAGTCAAGAAGACAAAGAGCCTGTTTTTGATGCCGTTGAGGCCATGACGCTTTCTCTCGCCGCGATGGATGGCATGATCCGCGATCTGCAACCAAACACTGAGCGCATGCGCGAAGTTGCAGGCATGGGCTTCTCTACCGCAACAGACTTGGCCGACTGGTTGGTACGTGAGTTACGTCTCCCTTTCCGCACCGCGCACCACGTCACAGGCCGCCTGGTCGGTATGGCTGAAGAGAAGAAAATTGACCTGGCGGATCTCTCACTGGGTGAGATGCAAAGCGTTGAGCCGGGCATTAATGCTACTATTTTTGACGTATTAACCGTCGAATCTTCCTTGGCGTCACGGACAAGCTTCGGCGGAACAGCGCCAAGTAACGTCAAGACACAAGCTGAGCGCTGGCTTACTTCTTTGGAATCTGCTGCATGAAACGCTTTCTAGCATTAGTCGTTCTTAGCGCTCTAGTCGTCTCTGGCTTGAGCGCATGTGGCAAGAAAGGGGCTCCACATGCCCCCGGCCCATCGCAGGACATCACATATCCAAGAATGTATCCGCCCGAATAAATGTTTCGATTAAGGTGTGAAGGCCACAGCTCGCTCACACGTTGAGCGAGAACCGCCCTCTTATGCTCAGGCGCCAAAAAAAAGCCCGACACCATTCATGGTGCCGGGCTTTTCCTTAACAAACCACCCTTACTTTATGCGACGACGCGCTGCTCGCGTATGTTGCTCGTTTCCGTGAGGTACGGGCCGCATGTCACGACCTCCACGGACAAAATTCCAAGCGTAGTCCCTGAGCGTTCCCCTAAAGACAACGCTGCCAGACCTTTAGTCCAACGGTGCCCTGCTTCATCGATAGAATGCCAGCCCGGCGCGGCATCTTCCTCAAGATGCGATGTGATTGCTCGGGTTTCTTCACTTTCAAACAGTGTGATATCGCCCACCAGTACGCCTAGATGACGGCGGTCATCAACGAACGGTCCAATCGTGTCTTTTGGTTGGCATGTACGTGACCGCAAACCGACACGCGTTACATGAGACGGTACTTGGAAGACATAACGTCCACCCACTTGGCGCATTGGCGCGAAAACCGTGCCGTCTTCACATACCAAGCGCAACTCAGGGTCCTGCGACCATTCTTGCTCCGACACGACGGACTTAAAGCCCAGCGCAGTTGCACGATCAGAAAAAGCTTTGTGAAGAGGTTCGACGAACTCACGGCGCGTTTCCAGCACCGCCGCAGCATCGTCTTCCCATGTCTTCAGACGGTCAAAGCCACCGAAAACAATTTTGCCTTTTGACTGGAACGTACGGCGGTTGCCAGTGTCAAGATAACTCTCAGCAAGAGCACCATCTGCCATGACAACAGCGTGGTTGTCGGTTTCGATATGAAAGATTTCGAAGCTATCTTGCTGATCAACAACGATTGACTTGCCATTAACCAGCATGCGGGCTGGTACAAAAGCATTGTTCAAGAACAGGCAATGCTCTGGCGTTACAACCAGATCTTTGAACGGTACATTGTCAGCCAAGGCGTTTGCCCTGATACGCACGGGGCGGCCCTCTTGCGACTTAGCTGTAACTGTTTTCCGACCTACCCATTTCAGCGGGACAGCATGGCGGTTCATACCATCATAAACATACACTTCATCGCCCTGAGAAAGCGTCTCTACCGCAACGCGTCCTGACGGGGTTTCAATCAGCGTGCCGCGCAGATAGCAGATCTGACCTTCGCCATCGTTGTTGGTATCTATGTTTGTCGAACGGTTTGTAACCAGACCATAAGGGTTACCCTGCATGGTCACATTGATTGTGATACTGCTGGTAATGATAAACCCACCAGTTACGTTGAACGTGAGGGTTGTCGTTGATCCGTTGTAACGGGCCGTAGCCGATGTTGAGTTGCCATCCAAGTTAAACGTAATCAGAAATGTGCTCGGCGGTGTATTGGTGATGTTGAGATTGTAAGTTCTATTCCCGCTGAAACCAGAAAAAATAGAAGAATTCAGACTAATATCGAACTCACCGCCTGCTGAACTGACAGTAGCAGTAGATGTTGTATTGCTACTAAACCCAAAAATAGGTGATGAATCAGAGAGACTCAGTGTCCCACCGTTAATTGCGTAGGAGGTATTACCTGCAAACGAAATATCACCCGTTTTGTCATCTACTGTTGTAGCCATTTCTATTCCCCTTCGAGGCCGTTGGTATCATCGCAGCATAAAAGGCTACGGATATATA
It contains:
- the argH gene encoding argininosuccinate lyase, giving the protein MTNPPASSASSNDQAQLANPQWGGRFASGPASIMSEINASIGFDKKLWRQDIRGSLAHAAMLQKVGLLTAEEEADIQRGLAEIGREIDAGTFPFSTALEDIHMNIEARLSERIGEAGKRLHTARSRNDQVATDFRLWTRDAIDGLRGQTAALMRSLATRALEHHATPMPGFTHLQVAQPVTFGHHLLAYVEMLSRDDGRLEDARSRLNESPLGVAALAGTSFPIDREMTAKTLGFDRPTANSLDTVSDRDFALELLSALSIQAMHLSRLAEEIVNWASAPFGFVRLSDAFTTGSSIMPQKRNPDAAELVRAKIGRIAGDFIGLLTVMKGLPLAYAKDSQEDKEPVFDAVEAMTLSLAAMDGMIRDLQPNTERMREVAGMGFSTATDLADWLVRELRLPFRTAHHVTGRLVGMAEEKKIDLADLSLGEMQSVEPGINATIFDVLTVESSLASRTSFGGTAPSNVKTQAERWLTSLESAA
- a CDS encoding lipoprotein, translated to MKRFLALVVLSALVVSGLSACGKKGAPHAPGPSQDITYPRMYPPE
- a CDS encoding Hint domain-containing protein, encoding MATTVDDKTGDISFAGNTSYAINGGTLSLSDSSPIFGFSSNTTSTATVSSAGGEFDISLNSSIFSGFSGNRTYNLNITNTPPSTFLITFNLDGNSTSATARYNGSTTTLTFNVTGGFIITSSITINVTMQGNPYGLVTNRSTNIDTNNDGEGQICYLRGTLIETPSGRVAVETLSQGDEVYVYDGMNRHAVPLKWVGRKTVTAKSQEGRPVRIRANALADNVPFKDLVVTPEHCLFLNNAFVPARMLVNGKSIVVDQQDSFEIFHIETDNHAVVMADGALAESYLDTGNRRTFQSKGKIVFGGFDRLKTWEDDAAAVLETRREFVEPLHKAFSDRATALGFKSVVSEQEWSQDPELRLVCEDGTVFAPMRQVGGRYVFQVPSHVTRVGLRSRTCQPKDTIGPFVDDRRHLGVLVGDITLFESEETRAITSHLEEDAAPGWHSIDEAGHRWTKGLAALSLGERSGTTLGILSVEVVTCGPYLTETSNIREQRVVA